Proteins from one Streptomyces roseifaciens genomic window:
- a CDS encoding sugar ABC transporter substrate-binding protein, translating to MSAVLAAVLGATLAGCSATGGKRAEERAAKAAQGRAAVDTPRWTFAMVTHSGDGDTFWDIVQSGAKQAAAKDNIKFLYAHDVEGNKQAQSVQAMIDQKVDGLIVTLAKPDAMKDVVAKAKKAGIPVITVNSGSDKSKEFGALTHIGQDEVIAGEAVGEQLNERGKKKAVCVLHEQGNVGHEQRCDGVKKSFKGEVQNLYVEGTNMPSVQSSIEAKLQSDKDIDAVVTLGAPFAPTAVKAAEQAGSKAEVDTFDLNAKVAEALQSGKLGFAVDQDPYLQGYEAVDLLWLYRYNRDMLGGGRPVLTGPQIVTKDDAKTLAEYAKRGTR from the coding sequence GTGAGCGCCGTGCTGGCAGCGGTGCTCGGCGCCACCCTGGCGGGGTGCAGCGCTACGGGCGGCAAGCGCGCGGAGGAGCGGGCGGCCAAGGCCGCCCAGGGCCGCGCCGCGGTCGACACGCCCCGCTGGACCTTCGCGATGGTCACTCACTCGGGCGATGGCGACACCTTCTGGGACATCGTCCAGAGCGGCGCCAAGCAGGCGGCCGCGAAGGACAACATCAAATTCCTCTACGCCCATGACGTGGAGGGCAACAAGCAGGCCCAGAGCGTCCAGGCCATGATCGACCAGAAGGTCGACGGCCTGATCGTCACGCTCGCCAAGCCCGACGCCATGAAGGACGTCGTGGCCAAGGCCAAGAAGGCCGGCATCCCGGTGATCACCGTGAACTCGGGCTCCGACAAGTCCAAGGAGTTCGGCGCGCTCACCCACATCGGCCAGGACGAGGTCATCGCCGGCGAGGCCGTCGGCGAGCAGCTCAACGAGCGCGGGAAGAAGAAGGCGGTCTGCGTCCTGCACGAGCAGGGCAACGTCGGCCACGAGCAGCGCTGCGACGGCGTGAAGAAGTCCTTCAAGGGCGAGGTGCAGAACCTCTACGTCGAGGGCACGAACATGCCCAGCGTGCAGTCGTCCATCGAGGCGAAGCTGCAGTCCGACAAGGACATCGACGCCGTCGTCACGCTCGGTGCACCCTTCGCCCCCACCGCGGTCAAGGCCGCCGAGCAGGCCGGCAGCAAGGCCGAGGTCGACACCTTCGACCTCAACGCCAAGGTCGCCGAGGCCCTGCAGTCCGGCAAGCTCGGCTTCGCCGTCGACCAGGACCCGTACCTGCAGGGCTACGAGGCCGTCGACCTGCTGTGGCTCTACCGCTACAACCGCGACATGCTCGGCGGCGGCCGCCCGGTCCTGACCGGCCCGCAGATCGTCACCAAGGACGACGCCAAGACCCTCGCCGAGTACGCCAAGCGGGGCACGCGATGA
- the alc gene encoding allantoicase, translated as MTSTPDGSPGIPSFAGGAAPYAGGDPYADYRTADLPFTSLPDLADRRLGGSVVAANDEFFADRENLLTPAPAHFDPALFGHKGKVMDGWETRRRRGPDAARPHPADDDHDWALIRLGAPGVIRGLVVDTAHFRGNHPQAVSVEAARLPGTPSPGELLADDVKWTVLVPRTPVGGHAANGFAVRSEERFTHLRLCQYPDGGIARLRVHGEVRPDPAWLAALGTFDLAALENGGRPEDASDRFYSSPLNTVLPGRSRKMDDGWETRRRRDRGHDWVRYRLTGQAVLRAVEIDTGCYKGNAAGWAEVSVLDAASGADPADGSTGWTVVVPRTRLQPDAVHRFPLDGAPVATHVRVDIHPDGGVARLHVHGSLTEAGARSLTADGS; from the coding sequence ATGACGAGCACACCGGACGGCAGCCCCGGCATACCCTCCTTCGCGGGCGGCGCCGCACCGTACGCGGGCGGGGACCCGTACGCCGACTACCGCACCGCGGACCTCCCCTTCACCTCCCTGCCCGACCTCGCCGACCGCCGCCTGGGCGGGAGCGTCGTCGCCGCCAACGACGAGTTCTTCGCCGACCGCGAGAACCTCCTCACTCCCGCCCCCGCGCACTTCGACCCCGCCCTCTTCGGTCACAAGGGCAAGGTCATGGACGGCTGGGAGACCCGCCGCCGGCGCGGCCCGGACGCGGCCCGCCCACACCCGGCGGACGACGACCACGACTGGGCGCTGATCCGCCTCGGCGCGCCCGGCGTGATCCGCGGCCTCGTCGTCGACACCGCCCACTTCCGCGGCAACCACCCGCAGGCCGTCTCCGTCGAGGCCGCCCGCCTCCCGGGCACGCCCTCGCCCGGCGAACTCCTCGCCGACGACGTCAAGTGGACGGTCCTCGTGCCGCGCACGCCCGTCGGCGGCCACGCGGCCAACGGCTTCGCCGTCCGCTCCGAGGAGCGCTTCACCCACCTGAGGCTGTGCCAGTACCCCGACGGGGGCATCGCCCGGCTGCGGGTGCACGGCGAAGTGCGCCCCGACCCGGCCTGGCTCGCCGCCCTCGGCACCTTCGACCTCGCCGCGCTGGAGAACGGCGGGCGCCCCGAGGACGCCTCGGACCGCTTCTACTCCTCCCCGCTCAACACCGTCCTGCCGGGCCGCTCGCGGAAGATGGACGACGGCTGGGAGACGCGCCGCCGCCGCGACCGGGGGCACGACTGGGTCCGCTACCGCCTCACCGGGCAGGCCGTGCTGCGCGCCGTCGAGATCGACACCGGCTGCTACAAGGGCAATGCCGCGGGCTGGGCCGAGGTGTCCGTCCTCGACGCGGCCTCCGGAGCCGACCCGGCCGACGGCTCCACCGGCTGGACGGTGGTCGTGCCCCGCACCCGCCTCCAGCCCGACGCGGTGCACCGGTTCCCCCTGGACGGCGCCCCGGTGGCGACCCACGTGCGCGTGGACATCCACCCGGACGGCGGCGTGGCACGGCTGCACGTCCACGGCTCGCTGACGGAGGCGGGGGCGAGGAGCCTCACAGCGGACGGCTCATGA
- a CDS encoding GntR family transcriptional regulator encodes MANQPPLQFSLDRSSPVPLYYQLSQQLEAAIEQGGLAPGSLLGNEIDLAARLGLSRPTVRQAIQSLVDKGLLIRRRGVGTQVLHSQVKRPLELSSLYDDLEAAGQHPATRVLHHGTEAAAAGVAAALGVPEGTEVLRIERLRLAHGEPMAHLCNHLPVGLLDAGPARLEETGLYRLIRAAGITLHSARQTIGARAATAEEGERLAEPEGASLLTMERTTYDDTGRAVEYGSHVYRASRYSFEFQLLVRP; translated from the coding sequence GTGGCGAACCAACCACCCCTCCAGTTCAGCCTGGACCGCAGCAGCCCCGTCCCGCTCTACTACCAGCTGTCCCAGCAGCTCGAAGCGGCGATCGAGCAGGGCGGGCTCGCCCCCGGCAGCCTGCTCGGCAACGAGATCGACCTCGCCGCGCGGCTCGGCCTGTCCCGGCCCACCGTCCGGCAGGCCATCCAGTCGCTGGTGGACAAGGGCCTGCTCATCCGCCGCCGCGGCGTCGGTACCCAGGTGCTGCACAGCCAGGTCAAGCGCCCCCTGGAGCTCAGCAGCCTCTACGACGACCTCGAAGCGGCGGGCCAGCACCCCGCCACCCGGGTGCTGCACCACGGGACCGAGGCCGCCGCGGCGGGCGTCGCCGCAGCCCTCGGCGTGCCCGAGGGCACCGAGGTCCTGCGGATCGAGCGGCTGCGCCTCGCCCACGGCGAGCCCATGGCCCACCTGTGCAACCACCTGCCCGTGGGCCTCCTCGACGCCGGCCCCGCCCGCCTGGAGGAGACCGGCCTCTACCGCCTCATCCGTGCCGCCGGCATCACGCTGCACAGCGCCCGGCAGACGATCGGCGCCCGTGCCGCGACCGCCGAGGAGGGCGAGCGGCTGGCCGAGCCGGAGGGCGCGTCGCTGCTGACGATGGAGCGGACGACGTACGACGACACGGGGCGCGCCGTCGAGTACGGTTCGCACGTCTACCGGGCCTCGCGCTACTCCTTCGAGTTCCAGCTGCTGGTCCGCCCGTAG
- a CDS encoding DUF6126 family protein, producing MNDAVNDASAHTGKRMDEEDRAPMGMTVRVVIYLVAVHFFAAFLFLLFFLAGG from the coding sequence GTGAACGACGCCGTGAACGACGCATCCGCGCACACCGGCAAGCGCATGGACGAGGAGGACCGCGCCCCCATGGGGATGACCGTCCGGGTCGTCATCTACCTCGTGGCCGTCCACTTCTTCGCCGCCTTCCTCTTCCTCCTCTTCTTCCTCGCCGGAGGGTGA
- a CDS encoding helix-turn-helix domain-containing protein: MTPLPDEPAADLPTVAPRLRDLRTRSGLTLEAAAARVGLSPAHLSRLETGRRTPSLPMLLALARTYGTTVSDLLGEAAPERDPIVRASHMEPQRAGGWTYWRAGGSGRAMQALRLHVPPEAGGQAELVRVHPGEEWLYVTSGRLRLTLGGSTHLLDPGDAAHFDSLTPHRIAAASRGGADLLFMHTLLQSGATELCLGGAAPTRRDMP, encoded by the coding sequence ATGACACCGCTGCCCGACGAGCCCGCGGCCGACCTGCCCACCGTGGCCCCGCGCCTGCGTGACCTGCGCACCCGCAGTGGGCTGACACTGGAGGCCGCCGCCGCCCGCGTCGGCCTCTCCCCCGCCCACCTCTCCCGGCTGGAGACCGGCCGGCGGACGCCGTCGCTGCCGATGCTGCTGGCCCTGGCGCGCACCTACGGAACAACGGTATCCGACCTGCTGGGCGAGGCGGCTCCGGAGCGCGACCCCATCGTCCGCGCGAGCCACATGGAGCCGCAGCGGGCCGGGGGCTGGACGTACTGGCGGGCCGGCGGCTCCGGCCGCGCCATGCAGGCCCTGCGCCTGCACGTGCCGCCGGAGGCGGGCGGCCAGGCGGAGCTGGTGCGCGTCCATCCGGGCGAGGAATGGCTGTACGTCACGAGCGGGCGGCTGCGCCTCACCCTGGGCGGGAGCACCCACCTCCTGGACCCGGGCGACGCCGCCCACTTCGACTCGCTCACCCCGCACCGCATCGCCGCCGCGTCGCGCGGCGGCGCCGACCTGCTGTTCATGCACACGCTGCTGCAGAGCGGCGCGACCGAGCTCTGCCTCGGCGGCGCCGCTCCCACTCGGAGGGACATGCCGTGA
- a CDS encoding ribonuclease domain-containing protein yields MKATPHRTQRPSRFARTAVLAALASALFAGGTAVAAPLAAPAAPVAVTAPAPAAVKAVGDICKSALPSQAHDTLRLIDAGGPFPYPKDGTVFSNREGVLPKHDSGYYHEYTVKTPGSPDRGARRIVTGEGNHEDYYTGDHYATFNRIDFSC; encoded by the coding sequence ATGAAGGCAACCCCCCACCGCACCCAGCGCCCTTCGCGCTTCGCCCGCACGGCCGTCCTCGCCGCGCTGGCCTCGGCCCTGTTCGCCGGCGGCACGGCCGTCGCCGCGCCGCTCGCCGCCCCGGCGGCCCCCGTGGCCGTCACCGCTCCGGCGCCGGCCGCCGTGAAGGCCGTCGGCGACATCTGCAAGTCGGCCCTGCCGTCCCAGGCCCACGACACGCTGCGCCTGATCGACGCCGGCGGCCCGTTCCCGTACCCCAAGGACGGCACGGTCTTCTCCAACCGCGAGGGCGTGCTGCCCAAGCACGACTCGGGCTACTACCACGAGTACACGGTCAAGACCCCCGGCTCGCCCGACCGCGGTGCCCGCCGCATCGTCACCGGCGAGGGGAACCACGAGGACTACTACACCGGCGACCACTACGCGACGTTCAACCGGATCGACTTCAGCTGCTGA
- the allB gene encoding allantoinase AllB, with protein sequence MSTEDLVLRSTRVVTPEGTRPASVAVAVAGGTITAVRPYEAEPPPGATVVDLGDDALLPGLVDTHVHVNDPGRTAWEGFRTATRAAAAGGVTTLLDMPLNSIPPTTTAAHLRVKQDVARPGAHVDVGFWGGAVPGNTGDLRPLHDAGVFGFKAFLSPSGVEEFPALGPGDLEAVAARVADLDGLLIVHAEDPAHLERAPQRGGPRYADFLASRPRAAENEAVARLVAVSRRLGTRVHILHLSSSDALPLIAAAKAEGVAVTAETCPHFLTLTAEEVPDGATEFKCCPPIREAANQDALWAALADGTIDCVVSDHSPCTTDLKVPDFGTAWGGIASLQLGLPAVWTAARRRGHTLGDVARWMSTGPAALAGLHRKGAVEPGRDADFAVLAPEAAFTVDPGALHHRNHVTAYAGKTLHGVVRSTWLRGRRIARDGALAEQPAGLLLERQRSA encoded by the coding sequence CTGTCCACGGAGGACCTGGTGCTGCGCTCGACGCGCGTCGTCACGCCGGAGGGCACCCGCCCGGCCTCGGTCGCCGTCGCCGTCGCCGGCGGCACGATCACCGCGGTCCGCCCGTACGAAGCGGAACCGCCCCCGGGGGCCACCGTGGTGGATCTGGGAGACGACGCCCTGCTCCCCGGCCTCGTGGACACCCACGTGCACGTGAACGACCCGGGCCGCACCGCCTGGGAGGGCTTCCGGACGGCCACGCGCGCCGCTGCGGCCGGCGGCGTCACCACGCTCCTCGACATGCCGCTCAACAGCATCCCGCCCACCACCACCGCCGCCCACCTGCGGGTGAAGCAGGACGTGGCGCGCCCCGGCGCCCACGTGGACGTCGGCTTCTGGGGCGGCGCCGTGCCGGGGAACACGGGCGACTTACGCCCCCTGCACGACGCCGGCGTCTTCGGCTTCAAGGCGTTCCTGTCGCCGTCGGGCGTCGAGGAGTTCCCCGCCCTCGGCCCCGGCGACCTGGAGGCGGTCGCGGCGCGCGTCGCCGACCTGGACGGCCTGCTGATCGTGCACGCCGAGGACCCCGCCCACCTGGAGCGCGCCCCGCAGCGCGGCGGCCCGCGCTACGCCGACTTCCTCGCCTCCCGCCCCCGCGCCGCCGAGAACGAGGCCGTCGCCCGTCTCGTCGCCGTCTCCCGGCGCCTGGGCACCCGCGTGCACATCCTGCACCTGTCGTCCTCCGACGCCCTTCCGCTGATCGCCGCGGCGAAGGCGGAGGGCGTCGCGGTCACCGCCGAGACCTGCCCGCACTTCCTGACGCTGACGGCCGAGGAAGTCCCGGACGGGGCCACCGAGTTCAAGTGCTGCCCGCCCATCCGCGAGGCCGCCAACCAGGACGCGCTGTGGGCGGCCCTGGCCGACGGGACGATCGACTGCGTCGTCTCCGACCACTCGCCCTGCACCACCGACCTCAAGGTCCCCGACTTCGGCACCGCCTGGGGCGGCATCGCGTCCCTGCAGCTCGGCCTCCCCGCCGTCTGGACCGCGGCCCGCCGCCGCGGGCACACCCTGGGCGACGTCGCCCGCTGGATGTCCACCGGCCCCGCGGCTCTCGCCGGCCTGCACCGCAAGGGAGCCGTCGAGCCGGGCCGCGACGCGGACTTCGCCGTCCTCGCCCCCGAGGCCGCCTTCACGGTCGACCCGGGCGCGCTCCACCACCGCAACCACGTCACCGCCTACGCCGGGAAGACCCTCCACGGCGTCGTGCGGTCCACCTGGCTGCGCGGCCGCAGGATCGCCCGTGACGGCGCCCTCGCCGAGCAGCCCGCCGGCCTCCTCCTCGAAAGGCAGCGCAGCGCATGA
- a CDS encoding DUF5955 family protein yields the protein MAEGAVVAGDPRVSELRGAVSRLRRALAGHPAPLPDRDAAEDELAALDAMARAGDPEISRLRRSLLLVAGAVGSVSALSPTLSDLRTAVDRFAAPTTPDDRVPPPREIT from the coding sequence GTGGCGGAAGGCGCCGTAGTGGCCGGAGATCCTAGGGTGAGCGAGCTGCGGGGAGCGGTCTCCCGGCTCCGCCGGGCGCTCGCGGGCCACCCCGCGCCGTTACCCGACCGCGATGCCGCGGAGGACGAGCTGGCGGCGCTCGACGCGATGGCCCGGGCCGGCGACCCGGAGATCTCGCGCCTGCGGCGCTCGCTGCTGCTGGTCGCGGGTGCGGTCGGCTCGGTGAGCGCCCTGTCGCCGACCCTGTCGGACCTCCGCACGGCAGTGGACCGCTTCGCGGCCCCCACCACCCCGGACGACCGGGTCCCTCCCCCGAGAGAGATCACATAA
- a CDS encoding cytochrome P450 family protein yields MGAAEAKAIVDLEAMGEEFARHPHRVYAGLREQGPVHRVRMPEGAEAWLVVGYDEVRATLNDPRLTKDWAKSSSDISLIRASVGPNMLVLDAPDHTRLRKLVAREFTPRRVEGMAPRVQQMTDELLDAMLAAPGRRADLVEALSFPLPMGVICDLLGVPDLDREAFRHWSNIGVGAGPAEEKATAAREVTAYLNALIAAKRREPGDDLMSALISAADEGGDRLSPEELLGTAWLLLVAGHETTVNLISNGVLALLQHPDQLAALRADPGLLDNAVEEMLRYDGPLETPTYRFTTEPLEIGGTLIPGGGELVLPVLADADRDPARFPDAGRFDIRRDARGHVAFGHGIHYCLGAPLARLEARAAIGSLLERCPDLALDAHPDSLTWREGLLIRGPHRLPVRF; encoded by the coding sequence ATGGGAGCGGCCGAAGCAAAGGCGATCGTCGATCTGGAGGCCATGGGGGAGGAGTTCGCCCGGCATCCGCACCGGGTCTACGCCGGCCTGCGCGAACAGGGCCCCGTGCACCGCGTGCGCATGCCCGAGGGCGCCGAGGCCTGGCTCGTCGTCGGCTACGACGAGGTGCGCGCCACGCTCAACGACCCCCGGCTGACCAAGGACTGGGCGAAGTCCAGCTCGGACATCAGCCTGATCCGGGCCTCCGTCGGGCCGAACATGCTCGTCCTGGACGCACCGGACCACACCCGGCTGCGCAAGCTCGTCGCCAGGGAGTTCACGCCGCGGCGCGTCGAGGGGATGGCGCCCCGCGTACAGCAGATGACGGACGAGCTGCTCGACGCCATGCTGGCGGCGCCGGGCCGCCGCGCGGACCTGGTGGAGGCCCTGTCCTTCCCGCTGCCCATGGGCGTCATCTGCGACCTCCTCGGCGTGCCCGACCTCGACCGCGAGGCCTTCCGCCACTGGTCGAACATCGGCGTCGGCGCGGGCCCGGCCGAGGAGAAGGCGACCGCCGCCCGTGAGGTCACCGCCTATCTGAACGCGCTCATCGCCGCCAAGCGCCGGGAGCCCGGCGACGACCTGATGAGCGCCCTGATCAGCGCCGCGGACGAGGGCGGCGACCGGCTCTCGCCCGAGGAGCTCCTCGGCACGGCCTGGCTGCTGCTCGTCGCCGGCCACGAGACCACGGTCAACCTGATCTCGAACGGCGTCCTCGCCCTCCTGCAGCACCCCGACCAGCTGGCCGCCCTGCGCGCCGACCCCGGCCTGCTGGACAACGCCGTCGAGGAGATGCTGCGTTACGACGGGCCGCTGGAGACCCCCACGTACCGCTTCACCACCGAGCCCCTGGAGATCGGCGGCACGCTCATACCCGGCGGGGGCGAGCTCGTGCTGCCCGTGCTGGCCGACGCCGACCGCGATCCGGCCCGCTTCCCGGACGCCGGCCGGTTCGACATCCGCCGCGACGCCCGCGGCCACGTGGCCTTCGGCCACGGCATCCACTACTGCCTCGGCGCCCCGCTGGCCCGCCTCGAGGCCCGGGCCGCCATCGGCTCCCTGCTGGAGCGCTGCCCGGATCTCGCCCTGGACGCCCACCCGGACTCCCTCACCTGGCGCGAGGGGCTCCTCATCAGGGGCCCGCACCGGCTGCCCGTCCGCTTCTGA
- a CDS encoding IclR family transcriptional regulator: protein MPPSAEPRTPAPSGGVQSLERAFDLLERMADAGGEVGLSELATSSGLPLPTIHRLMRTLVACGYVRQQPNRRYALGPRLIRLGESASRLLGTWARPHLARLVEETGETANMALLDGDEVVYVAQVPSRHSVRMFTEVGRRVLPHTTGVGKALLAQSPDEEVRSILARTGMPAATEKTITTPEGFLEALGRVRENGFAVDDNEQEIGVRCLAVPVPDSPTAAAISISGPAGRVTDAATERIVPLLKEVAAALSTDLAGASAGLA from the coding sequence GTGCCCCCGTCCGCCGAGCCCCGCACCCCCGCCCCCAGCGGAGGCGTCCAGTCCCTGGAGCGCGCCTTCGACCTGCTGGAGCGGATGGCCGACGCGGGCGGCGAGGTCGGGCTGAGCGAGCTGGCCACCAGCAGCGGGCTGCCGCTGCCGACGATCCACCGGCTGATGCGCACGCTCGTCGCCTGCGGATACGTCCGCCAGCAGCCGAACCGGCGGTACGCGCTCGGGCCGCGGCTCATCCGCCTCGGCGAGAGCGCCTCCCGCCTCCTCGGCACGTGGGCGCGCCCCCACCTGGCGCGGCTGGTCGAGGAGACCGGCGAGACGGCGAACATGGCGCTGCTCGACGGCGACGAGGTCGTCTACGTGGCGCAGGTGCCCTCGCGGCACTCGGTGCGGATGTTCACCGAGGTCGGGCGGCGCGTGCTACCGCACACCACCGGCGTGGGCAAGGCCCTGCTGGCGCAGAGCCCCGACGAGGAGGTGCGCTCCATCCTCGCCCGCACGGGGATGCCGGCCGCCACCGAGAAGACCATCACGACGCCCGAGGGCTTCCTGGAGGCGCTCGGGCGCGTCCGCGAGAACGGCTTCGCCGTGGACGACAACGAGCAGGAGATCGGCGTGCGGTGCCTGGCGGTGCCGGTGCCGGACTCCCCCACGGCGGCGGCCATCTCCATCTCCGGCCCGGCGGGCCGCGTCACGGACGCGGCGACGGAACGCATCGTCCCCCTCCTGAAGGAGGTCGCGGCGGCCCTGTCGACGGACCTCGCCGGAGCGAGCGCCGGGCTCGCTTGA
- a CDS encoding LysE family transporter, whose amino-acid sequence MEELALGVALGFSAGISPGPLLALVLSGTLRGGLGVGLRVAAVPLLTDLPVIVLAVTVLAVLPERAIAGGGVLGGLFLAWLAVSTLREARTAEVPEACDTAEARVRGRRTLWQGALVNLLSPHPWMFWLTTGAPLLVAAWRNGPPGAGGFLFGFYGLLVGSKAALAVVVARARHRIGTRGYRLLLGGSGVLLLAASALLLVEFGSALTA is encoded by the coding sequence GTGGAAGAGCTGGCTCTGGGGGTGGCGCTCGGCTTCAGCGCGGGGATCAGCCCGGGCCCGCTGCTCGCGCTGGTGCTGTCGGGGACCCTGCGCGGCGGGCTCGGCGTCGGGCTGCGCGTGGCGGCGGTGCCCCTGCTCACCGACCTGCCGGTGATCGTGCTGGCCGTGACCGTGCTGGCCGTGCTGCCCGAGCGGGCGATCGCCGGCGGCGGCGTGCTCGGCGGCCTCTTCCTCGCCTGGCTGGCCGTCTCGACCCTGCGCGAGGCCCGTACGGCCGAGGTGCCCGAGGCGTGCGACACCGCGGAGGCCCGGGTCCGGGGACGCCGGACCCTCTGGCAGGGCGCGCTCGTCAACCTCCTCAGCCCGCACCCGTGGATGTTCTGGCTGACGACGGGGGCGCCGCTGCTCGTGGCCGCCTGGCGCAACGGACCGCCCGGCGCCGGCGGTTTCCTCTTCGGCTTCTACGGGCTGCTGGTCGGCAGCAAGGCCGCGCTCGCCGTCGTGGTCGCCCGGGCGCGGCACCGGATCGGCACCCGCGGCTACCGGCTGCTGCTCGGCGGCTCGGGCGTACTGCTGCTGGCGGCCTCGGCCTTACTGCTGGTGGAGTTCGGCTCCGCACTGACGGCGTAG
- a CDS encoding transcriptional regulator yields the protein MTRTAQEVLTDAVRGLAPGEGANRLVPLIAAGEAPREVIAAFALEQHHVIAADRRSFAHLAGRAAGDPAAARFFESLAQGEDLALPLLGPLALACGLDEEAVRAHEPRPGCQAYPSYVAWLALNAEPVDAAVALTANFAAWGGYCAAVGAALREHYGFDNPACGFFDFFAGPAPEVEERSVEAVEAGLAGGRLSEPLAHRYGRLLQAYELMFWDGLAVR from the coding sequence ATGACCCGTACGGCCCAGGAAGTACTGACGGACGCGGTGCGGGGGCTCGCCCCCGGCGAGGGCGCCAACCGGCTCGTCCCGCTGATCGCCGCCGGCGAGGCCCCGCGCGAGGTGATCGCCGCGTTCGCCCTGGAGCAGCACCACGTCATCGCCGCCGACCGGCGCAGCTTCGCGCACCTCGCCGGGCGCGCGGCCGGGGATCCGGCCGCGGCCCGGTTCTTCGAGTCCCTCGCCCAGGGTGAGGACCTGGCCCTGCCGCTGCTGGGGCCGCTGGCGCTCGCGTGCGGGCTGGACGAGGAGGCCGTCCGCGCCCACGAGCCCCGCCCGGGCTGCCAGGCCTACCCGTCGTACGTGGCCTGGCTCGCGCTCAACGCCGAGCCCGTGGACGCGGCGGTCGCCCTGACGGCCAACTTCGCGGCGTGGGGCGGCTACTGCGCCGCCGTCGGCGCGGCCCTGCGCGAGCACTACGGCTTCGACAACCCCGCGTGCGGCTTCTTCGACTTCTTCGCCGGGCCCGCGCCCGAGGTGGAGGAGCGGTCCGTCGAGGCCGTGGAGGCCGGTCTGGCGGGCGGGCGGCTGTCCGAGCCACTGGCCCACCGCTACGGACGGCTTCTCCAGGCCTACGAGTTGATGTTCTGGGACGGACTCGCTGTACGGTGA
- a CDS encoding GNAT family N-acetyltransferase, with product MPAAAEPAAVVYRPARPGEHVAAEAIDNSFTTATVLEVGASAEGFRLRETPVDPPLRKVYPAEDEEDGDEEAHVIVALDGDALCGAVTLTHSAWNDRLVIADIRVAPGHRGRGIGPGLMERALTHGRELGARTAWLEVTNINAPAVRAYRRMGFALCGLDTSLYLGTASEGETALFMSRPL from the coding sequence ATGCCCGCAGCCGCAGAGCCCGCAGCCGTCGTCTACCGCCCCGCCCGCCCCGGCGAGCACGTCGCGGCCGAGGCGATCGACAACTCCTTCACGACGGCGACCGTCCTCGAAGTCGGCGCGTCCGCCGAAGGGTTCCGGCTGCGCGAGACACCCGTCGACCCGCCCTTGCGCAAGGTGTACCCGGCCGAGGACGAGGAGGACGGCGACGAGGAGGCCCACGTCATCGTCGCCCTCGACGGGGACGCCCTGTGCGGTGCCGTCACCCTCACCCACTCGGCGTGGAACGACCGGCTGGTGATCGCCGACATCAGGGTGGCGCCCGGGCACCGCGGCCGCGGCATCGGCCCCGGCCTCATGGAGCGCGCCCTGACCCACGGCCGGGAACTGGGCGCCCGTACCGCCTGGCTGGAGGTCACGAACATCAACGCACCGGCCGTACGGGCCTACCGCCGCATGGGGTTCGCCCTGTGCGGGCTGGACACGTCCCTCTATCTGGGCACGGCCTCGGAGGGCGAGACGGCCCTGTTCATGAGCCGTCCGCTGTGA
- a CDS encoding DUF6875 domain-containing protein, with the protein MNHGNDHCTLPDGGGADSGLARIRLYDQREAAAEELLRPVHEWISGHVARPHPDLGRRGAVCPFVPLSQRLGLIRYALAEPPVRDEAGLVAAVAALKAHWLAMEPHSGQHTIDKTIVLVLPGVAAATVVRVHDRLKPEFVAEGMMLGEFFPGHPGPGLHNPGFRPLHSDTPLLVARSMVGNDLPFLAEQRYPPARRAGFVESFLRHQPGASPVARQRARAELERARDELGHPPPA; encoded by the coding sequence ATGAACCACGGAAACGATCACTGCACCCTCCCGGACGGCGGCGGGGCGGACTCCGGCCTCGCGCGCATCCGGCTCTACGACCAGCGGGAGGCCGCCGCGGAGGAACTGCTGCGGCCCGTCCACGAATGGATCTCCGGACACGTCGCCCGGCCCCACCCCGACCTCGGCCGCCGTGGGGCGGTCTGCCCGTTCGTGCCGCTCTCGCAGCGGCTCGGGCTGATCCGCTACGCGCTCGCCGAGCCGCCGGTGCGCGACGAGGCCGGGCTCGTGGCCGCCGTCGCCGCGCTCAAGGCGCACTGGCTGGCCATGGAGCCGCACAGCGGCCAGCACACCATCGACAAGACCATAGTCCTGGTCCTGCCCGGGGTGGCGGCCGCGACCGTGGTCCGCGTCCACGACCGGCTCAAACCGGAGTTCGTGGCGGAGGGGATGATGCTCGGCGAGTTCTTCCCCGGGCACCCGGGGCCGGGGCTGCACAACCCCGGCTTCCGCCCGCTGCACAGCGACACCCCGCTGCTCGTCGCCCGCAGCATGGTCGGCAACGACCTGCCGTTCCTGGCCGAGCAGCGCTACCCGCCCGCGCGGCGCGCAGGATTCGTCGAGTCCTTCCTGAGGCACCAGCCGGGGGCGAGCCCCGTCGCCCGGCAGCGGGCCCGCGCCGAACTGGAGCGCGCCCGCGACGAGCTGGGGCACCCGCCGCCCGCCTGA